The following nucleotide sequence is from Tiliqua scincoides isolate rTilSci1 chromosome 15, rTilSci1.hap2, whole genome shotgun sequence.
CTAAGGCCTACTTCATAAGAGGGCCCACCTGACCAGACCAACCCCTTCACCTTCAGTTGTGATAGCAGTGGTAGTATCAATCGGAGAGCAGATAGGGAACACCATGGAGGCCCCAGCAATCTGATATGGGCCCCTGCATTTGTCGTTCATTTGTGGTCACTGACTTGTCTCTCTTTCCTCTCCTAGGTGTCTTCTTTAGAAAGGTAAGGCGGAGGGGCATTGTGTGACTTAACAAAATGTTTTCCAAAAGAGGGTTCCAGGGGTAGAAGCTGGTGGATTTTTGTTACTTTTATTGGGGTACCCAGAGAAATCTCCAAGAACCTCAGTAGCAAACTATCCAGACAGAAAGCTCATACAGATCTCAAGCCAGCCACAGAAGCTTGCCATTTACCTGGGTGGTGGCCCAAATCTAGCAACCCTGTTCAGTCAATGGGAGTACAGATATCCAAAGAGGCTGCCCATAACCACAGTCAAGAAGGGATGGGATTAGGAAGCAGAGTCAAAGAAACTAGACTGAAAGAAACAAGGTAGGcctgactgagggccaaatcctatccaactttccagcactggtgcagctgtgccattggggtatgcactgcagcctgtgtttggggggcaatcacagaggcctccaccaggtaagggaatgtttgttccattttcttggggctgcattgtggctgcaccagcactggaaactgggataggattggaccccaagctAATAGCAACCACAGCAGAATAACATCCAATATTGTGGCTGCATGAAGCTAGAAAGTTTACAAGCTCACCCACTAAATAAAAAAACACATACTAGGAGCCAGTCGGCACCTTACAAATCTCTGtagggagagggaaggattgaACTGCTGCTTTAGGCTCCTTGGTTTAGCCCAGGGTCTTATAGGTCTGGGGTTTGCTTCCACAGGGTTGACATCCGACAAGCAGAGCCATTATCTCCTTATGCATGATGTAGCTGTAATGTCTTGCGCAGCCCTTGAGGAAACCACAGCCAAGCCCCAATTTAAATCCAGACTATCTGACTCCTCAACCAAGGTATTAAAACATTTGCAGGACTGAGAAACCTGTCACACATCAGGTGAAAAGGTCACTGTtattaacaggaaaaaaaatgttaatcATGAAAAAGGTGGCACAGGAGTGGAGTCAACACTTCTGTTAGTGCTCCTGTTCATTCTGCGTTTGAGAGGAGCCAGCCCAGATTCAacagggaaaggggggagagtaAATCCACTGTGTCACCAAATATGCTATGGCTACTACTGTGTGGAAGGAACGTCACAACTCTGCATGTCCCTGTACACAGGAAAGCAAAGGCTGGCTGATAACTGCAAAGAGCTTGTCTGCCCAAAGCCCCCATGTCACTTCAAAACACAACATTCTTAGTAGCTGCGAGCCCTTAAGTGTGTGAGCAACATATGTGCATTTGTGAACCAGCCTTCACCTTCCTTCAAAATCCCTCACCTCTATTTTTCTGACTTGTTTTTCCTCTAGTACACAGAAGAACAGGGGAGGAAGTTGGGAGTGGTTGGCTGGGTGAAGAACACGTCCTACGGCACGGTGACTGGCCAAGTACAGGGACCGAAGGAGAAAGTGGACATCATGTAAGCCTGTGAGCCGAGCTCCTTCtacagggggtggggaaggacccTTGCTGTAATGTTGGAACCACCTGTCTTGCTGAGGGGACTAGAAGCAGTTGGGGTGgaggtgagggcagggagaaaggagaTTGTGTTCTGGTGATAGATACCAgtgcagcaagtgcagtctcccatccagtcCAAGAGATATCCCAAAGGACTACAGCTAGATCTGCTTCTCTTTGTTTCTGGATGGAGAGCTGAATGCCTCTGATCATGAGCAGAGTACCCTTCCCTCAAAGCTGCATCTGCTGCAATCTGCCCCCGCACACCTCTGTGTGATTCCCAACACCAGCCTTTGTTGCAACTGCTACTCATAACTATTTAGCAGTGGTCATGATGGAGGGTGCCCACCTCCATTGCTCCTTTTCCTCTCGCTCCCTGGCTTTGAAACGGAAGAGGGTAGTATGACAGAAGGAGATGTGTGAAGGAGAACccctctccctcttctcctccacactgtcCCTTCCATTTTATTCCTCTCTCCTGTTTCAGTccaggcagcaggaggaagaggagtagcATTCTGCCAGGTATGGGAAGACAGTCTGCTTCCTCAAGTATCAGGAGGTCAAGGATGGGAggaagtgacccccccccccaccctttctGAAAAGTTTCTCTGGTTTCACTCACGGAAGGATGGTCCATTTTCATTATTTCCATTACAGTTAACTGAAGGAAATCTTGAAGTGGCAATTTacacagcctcctccccaccccattctaaaTAGGACGCCTCCCCAGACCCAGTCCCCATAGTGAATTGACACCCTGCAAATCTGGGACAGTTTGCAATTAGTGAGTTGGTCCAGGAGGAGCTGAGGAAAATTGCCTCATGAATTTGTCCGCAGCAGCAActggagggggagacaggactggGGTTAGGAAGAAAGAGATGGGAGTGTATGGTCCTGAAGCAAGCCTGGGGGTTTATGTGGTAAAGGTAGGACAGCTTCTGTAACACTGTGCTCTGTCACCTTCTGAAGGATGACAACCGGAGGCAGTTTCCATAGTGATAAGCCTTCCTCCATCATCTTGAAGATACATAGAGAGAAAAGCAAGGAAACTGGGACAGTTTCCATAGCAACCTGCCTCTCCATCCCTTCCGCCTTCATGtactggagggggagggaggaaattaGGGCTGCTTTCATAGCAACCAGGCTGCtccatcccttcccttcccttcatgAGCAAGAGATAACTAGGCGCCTGATAATCCATGGTGATAGCAACTCATTCTCCCATTGAGTCTCTTCTCCCATTGAGTCTCTTTTCAGGTCCTGGcagggaataaaaaagaaaaatgtgcagCCATCGTTGTAGCCCCCCTCGCTTCTCTTCAGTGAGGGTTTGGGGGCATAGTCATAAACAGACGGTTGGGTATGTAGCCTGACCGACTTTGAAATGCATCCCAGCTGGGCCAGGCTTCCTGTGCATGGGAGGTTGTTTTCTTAAATCGCAGGGGAGCTTCATTCATGGGCTAATTTCACAGCTATATATACTTACAGTTCCGGTTCTCAGAGATGGATCGCTGCACAAGGAAGGTGCTTTTTTCCAGCAAGGACTTGGATTTCGtttcatgtttcttttttctcAAGTCCACTGCAAATGGAAGACGGTCCCACGTCTCTTAAGCCCTCTGCATACAGAAGAGAgggatggagtggggggggggggtccactggCAACCACAAATACCGGCTGGCTAGTCAGCCAAGTATAAAATAGTGCCTGAAGCACACAGCTGTAAAAATGAAGGCATGGTCTTGGCTGATAAGGCAAGTCAGCATTTGTGGACCCCTGGGTTATCTTGAAGGGAGATCAGAGGAGGTCTGCTGAAGTCTCGAAGATTCCGGCCACTCTACACCATGTGAGGTGTGGGAAGGCCAGCCACATAGAAGAAAATTCCATGGGGGGGGTCACCCCTGAGCCATGAACCCCACAACCTACACCTCAGACAGTAATAAGACCCATAAGAGAGCCTCCCCACAAGATCATAGAGGGCAGGCAGATTCATACGGAGTAAGGCAGTCATATAGGTAGCTTGGCCCCCAAGCAGCTTACATgaaatttgtttatttttgttaTCTGTACACCGTGTTTCACTGACCAAACAACAGTGAAAAATGATCAATGAAAACATCTGTTAATTTAAAAGTATGATCAGCAACTTATATAACTAAGAAAAGCCAAATGGCAGATGAAAAACAATTGTGTGATGTCAGAACTGTCAGGGAACATCAAAGAGAAAAGCTCAACAAAGCAGATACACCTATACTCTCCTACCAAAAGTGTGCCAGCTTAGCCCTCCCTGATGGGGTGGATATTCCAAAATTTAAGGGCCACCATAAAAAAGACTTCCTTTGCTCATGATAAAAGCCTGACTCCTTGTATTTGAGATTGGAAAggatttctcttccccccccccccgtgaccctATGAggtctttttttccttgctttggCCTTCTACTGTAAGGTGTAGCGTGGCTTGCTTCTTTGAGTCGTCTGGAGTCATCTGGTATATTTTGGCCTTGCCTCCCAGCAGTGCTGGACTATGAGGAGCCGTGCTCCTGCTATGAGCCTTTGCAGGGGCCAAGGTGAAAGGGAGAAGAGGTCAGCAAGGGAGGTTCTTAACATGACCCTCTTGTTCCCCCAGGAAGAACTGGCTGAGCAGCGTCGGAAGCCCCATGTCACGCATTGACCGGGCTATCTTTTCCAACGAGAGGCAAATCTCCAGCCTGGAGTTCCACTCCTTCACCACCAAGTATTAGCAGCAGCTGACTGTTCAGGATGAAGTGTCCACCTCAAAGCACAGTGAACAGTTTTCCCTTTCGAAGGGCATTGCATGGCCCTTCCTTCTGGGACAGACTGCTGCCAATGAATAAAAGAGACCGAACAGCACCTTTTGGGATCCTTCAAGCTGCTACCTGGGTAGTATCTGTCATCCATCTACGCCCTGCAAGAAGTCCTGTGTGATGCTTACCCCTGTCTTTGCCTAGAGGCTGGTGCTTTCTACGCCTGTGTGGAAAGGGGGGGGCCAAAACGCTTCCTCTAGAAGAGCCCCAAAGCTTCCTCTCCAACTGGGTCTGTGAGAACCCCTCCTTTGGATGGCTATGACAGGGACAGGCTTTTGAACACCTCCTTAGTGCCATTCCTGCTTCCTGGAAGCAGGTTACCTGCTTCACCTCATGTCCGTTTCCACTCAGCAAGGATGTTAGCTCATTAAAgataataattttaaaagcagaaaacaagCTGCCTCTTTGCAGGGTTGGGCAGGGTAGGAAGGGCATTTTGGAAAAGATCATTTCTGGGTTAAGGGAATCTGATGTGGAGGCCAGAAAATGTGAAGTAATTTATTTAGAAGGTACGTGGCTCCCAGGGAAAGAGACCAGCTCAGCACATCCATGAGGTGATCACCTCAGGTAGTGGATGGAGGGGGTCACTGGTCCTCCTGGATTCAAAAATAATGGAATAGaaagtggaggagagaagaatgaAGGGCTAAAGCATCTCAACTCtcactccattgtcctttcctaatccaaggagagagagagaggagtgatAGAGGCAGgagctccctccccaccacctggcgcgtccacttcagttggcttcatgtaTAAACCAGCCCCATAAGCCATGTGAGGACCTAGCAAACAAGTGGGCAGCTACACTCCACCAAGTGCTTTGTTCACATCCTTGAGCCGCAGCAGCAAAAATTCATCCATCCAAAGGGACCAGATGGTGTGCTTGGAGGTTCACCTGGAGGGCATATCATAAGCAGGTTCTGGGCGGAAGGGTCATCCCTCTTTGCTCAGCTTACGCTGGGTTAGGTATCCAGTGATCGAACTCTGCAGGCCTTCCCCAGGTGAGGCACGGCCTACTTTCAAGCCCTGGTGGTTGATCTGCACGATATCATTTTTTGAATAATTGATGCACTTTTTCTTCTCTGCCGCAACTGTAATGCAGAACCTGCATTCTGTGGGAGACTTGTCCTTCGTTGTACGCCAGCAATCCCATCCACAACCCTGTGATGCACAAAAGAGTTTTCCTCTTCTATTGCTCAGAATCTTTGTGTTCCAGGACACAGGTCTGCTCCGGTGCACCTTTGTCTGCCCTAATAAAACCTGGCATTGCGCACTGTTCTGCTTTACAACCTCTGGATTGCTGAAAAATCATACGTAAActgtaagcaaacaaacaaaataaagaaaaatgctGCAGTGTACTTGCTGAGTCAGAGGTAGCTGAAGCCTCCCTGGTGCCTGAGACGCCAGGCCAAATGCCTCCCTTCCTGGTGGTGTGCCAGCCACCACCGCCATTCTTCCTGCTTCCTAGATTTGAAAGagcctggaggagaggagagtggctcTTCGCTCCGttttccatacttcctcttctgtacCGTTCTCTTCCTCACTCCTACACACTTCCTCTCCATTCTCccgcttccttttcaaatctagggagtgggagCAGGAGGAGTGATGGAGGTGGATAGTTCCTTCAGTTGTCCTAATGGATGGGGTGGCCCTGTGAAAAGTGTTAATAAAGCGACAGTAAACGATGGAGTTTACTGCAAGAGATTACACCCATCAGGGATGTTAAGGGAAAGTTTGCATGATCAAATAGTTTCTCAGTCCTGATCATTACATTGTCCGTGATCTGAGGAGTAACATGGGGAGGACTGGAAAACTACTGATCTGCTGAGTGTAGAGTTATTCCAGGGAAAAGCTAAGTGCAGGCTCCCTGTGAGACTGGCAGGACTTGTGGTACATGGATTATCAGTGCTTCTTTTGCCTCTTCCATAACAGACCTTGGTGGCTTTGAGGTCTTCTTTATCAACCTTGAAAGAATTTGGGAGGTGAGCTTGAGTTCCCCTTGTGGAGAAAAGCTTTGAAGTTGCCATGACTGGAAGAATGAAGAGCAAAAGATGGGAAATTCCAAGCATTCTTTGAAGCCTCTTGACCTGTGCATAGTGCTTGCTTAGGCTTTTTCAGAGGGTCAGGCTGGCCCTTGGGAAGCAACTCCATGGGTGCAGGGGGTTTCCAAATGGGTGCAGCGCTTTCCATCAAGGAGACCTTGCACAGGGAGGGAGCCACCAAGGTCTGTTATGGAAGAGGCAAAAGAAGCACAGGGCCTTGCACAGACGCCCATTAGAGACCGAGCAGAGCTTGCCCTTGGAGAGTTGTTGATACAGAAGGCTGCCTCAGCCAGCATTTTTGCTGGAGTTGCCTTCCCCAGTGTGGCCCTCCTTTTTCTAGACAGAGGATTCCTAGAACTGAACAGATCATGGTTTATAAACAGAATAACTTTgggggagacaggcagagggAGGAACAAAACATGCAGGAGACAGAATTCCCAGTCAAATGGGGAAGAGGCATCGATGAACTGCCACGGTtactctccacacttcctcttctgctccagcccCCTCTTCCTTCAccagtccagagagtgggaggtgcAGAGGCTGACCCTTTACTGGGTCAGGAGGAGGGCAGCGTTTGGCATGGTGCCTCCACAGGCACCAGagataagaacatgagaacagccccactggatcaggccataggcccagctagtccagcttcctgtatctcacagcggcccaccaaat
It contains:
- the LOC136635203 gene encoding acylphosphatase-2-like encodes the protein MASSGLWGIDYEVYGDVQGVFFRKYTEEQGRKLGVVGWVKNTSYGTVTGQVQGPKEKVDIMKNWLSSVGSPMSRIDRAIFSNERQISSLEFHSFTTKY